In a single window of the Streptomyces sp. CGMCC 4.7035 genome:
- a CDS encoding TetR/AcrR family transcriptional regulator produces the protein MGHREDLLEGAKRCLLEKGFVRTTARDIVKESGTNLASIGYHYGSKDALLVQAYVSLVESTGHRFEAGGEGLKALSAPAGSLERFQEVWTYVIRALPESRAIFLLSFELILQGDRLPEVHRMLVEAQKQSFSGLVPLFSGIPEEELDKETIDSEGRFYNTLLQGLMVQWLFDPDSATDADQLTEGLRRVIAAAAKG, from the coding sequence ATGGGACACCGTGAGGATCTGCTCGAAGGCGCCAAGCGCTGCCTGCTGGAGAAGGGGTTCGTGCGCACCACGGCCCGCGACATCGTCAAGGAGTCGGGGACCAACCTGGCGTCGATCGGCTACCACTACGGGTCGAAGGACGCGTTGCTGGTGCAGGCGTACGTCTCGCTGGTCGAATCGACGGGGCACCGTTTCGAGGCCGGCGGAGAAGGTCTCAAGGCGTTGTCGGCGCCGGCCGGGTCGCTGGAGCGCTTCCAGGAGGTGTGGACCTACGTCATCCGTGCCCTGCCCGAGTCACGGGCCATCTTTCTGCTGAGCTTCGAGCTGATCCTCCAGGGCGACCGGCTGCCGGAGGTGCACCGGATGCTCGTCGAGGCGCAGAAACAGTCGTTCTCGGGACTCGTGCCCCTGTTCAGCGGCATCCCGGAGGAGGAGCTCGACAAGGAGACCATCGACAGCGAGGGACGCTTCTACAACACCCTGCTGCAAGGGCTCATGGTCCAGTGGCTCTTCGACCCCGACTCGGCGACCGACGCGGACCAGCTGACCGAGGGCCTGCGCCGGGTGATCGCGGCCGCCGCGAAAGGCTGA